The following is a genomic window from Pelodiscus sinensis isolate JC-2024 chromosome 12, ASM4963464v1, whole genome shotgun sequence.
CGCAGGGATTGGGCGGGTGCCTGGAGTGGCTAGCGTGGGATAGGTCGGGTGCCTGCTGTGGCCGGCGCAGGGATTGGGCGGGTGCCTGGCATGGCTAGCGTGGGATAGGTCGGGTGCCTGCCGTGGCCGGCGCAGGGATTGGGCGGGTGCCTGGCGTGGCTAGTGTGGGATAGGTCGGGTGCCTGCCGTGTCCGGTGCACGGATTGGGCGGGTGCCTGGCGTGGCCGGCGCACGGATTGGGCGGGTGCCTGGCATGGCTAGCGTGGGATAGGTCGGGTGCCTGCCGTGGCCGGCGCAGGGATTGGGCGGGTGCCTGGAGTGGCTAGTGTGGGATAGGTCGGGTGCCTGCTGTGGCCGGCGCAGGGTTTGGGCGGGTGCCTGGCGTGGCTAGTGTGGGATAGGTCGGGTGCCTGCCGTGGCCGGCGCAGGGTTTGGGCGGGTGCCTGGCGTGGAGCTAAGCGGGCACTGGGCGCAGCCAGGAAGTTCTCTGTTCCCGTTGCTGCTGGGTGACACGCGGGCGCTCTTGCCGCAGGGGTTACCTGGAGGTGCACCAGCTGGAACTGCAGAAACTCAGCACCCTGATCCGCGAGTCCAAGAGGAATTCCCGCCTGGTGAGTGCGGGTCcccgcggcccggcccggcgctgGCTTGGCCCCTGCCTGCTGGCCTGGCCAAGGAGCACATTGCAGCGCTGGCGGGCGGGCACTTCCGGGAGGGGGTGTGCCGAGCCCCGCAGCAGCCCGGGGTGCGTGTGCTCccatgccagccccctgcccgggtACGCTGGAAGCGAGTGCCCACGCCGTGCGCAGGCCCGTGGCAGTGCTGGCATCGCGGCGCAGGCCCGTGGCATCGTGGCGCAGGCCCGTGGCAGTGCTGGCATCGCGGCGCAGGCCCGTGGCAGTGCTGGCATCGCGGCGCAGGCCCGTGGCAGTGCTGGCATCGCGGCGCAGGCCCGTGGCAGTGCTGGCATCGCGGCGCAGGCCCGTGGCAGTGCTGGCATCGCGGCGCAGGCCCGTGGCATCGCGGCGCAGGCCCGTGGCAGTGCTGGCATCGCGGCGCAGGCCCGTGGCAGTGCTGGCATCGCGGCGCAGGCCCGTGGCAGTGCTGGCATCGCGGCGCAGGCCCGTGGCAATGCTGGCATCGCGGCGCAGGCCCGTGGCAGTGCTGGCATCGCGGCGCAGGCCCGtggcagtgcctgtgccagcgcAGTGCGGGGGGCATGGAGCCCGTCTCCGAACTGGGTCTCACGCTGCTCCTTCTCTTCTAGGGCTTCCTCTATGACCTGGACAAGGTACGGGCCGCGCtcagcagggccggggagggcggGCCCTTGGTGATCTCCCGGCACTGCTCTGTGTGGACCCCCAGAGCCctggcctcacccccccccccgagctgggacccccagagccccggcctcaccccccccccgagctgggaCCCCCAGAGCCCCGGCCTCATCGCCCCCCCCCGAGCTGGGACCCCCAGAGCCCCGGCCTcatcgccccccccccgagctgggaCCCCCAGAGCCTCGGCttcatcgcccccccccccccgagctgggaCTCTCATCGCCCCCCCCCGAGCTGGGACCCCCAGAGCCCCAGCCTCATTGCCCCCCCCAAGCTGGGACCCCCAGAGCCCCGGcttcatcacccccccccccccgagctgggaCCGTCATCGCCCCCCCCCGAGCTGGGACCCCCAGAGCTCCGGCCTcattgcccccccccagctgggacccccagagccccggcctcatcaccccccccccgagctgggaccgtcatcgccccccccccgagctgggaCCCCCAGAGCTCCGGCCTcattgcccccccccagctgggacccccagagccccggcttcatcaccccccccccgagctgggaCCGTCATCGCCCCCCCCCGAGCTGGGACCCCCAGAGCCCCGGcttcatcaccccccccccccgagctgggaccgtcatcgccccccccccgagctgggacccccagagccccggcctcatcgccccccccccgagctgggacccccagagccctggcctcatcgcccccccccccccccgagctgggaCCCCCAGAGCCCTGGCCTCATCGCGCCCCCCCCCGAGCTGGGACCCCCAGAGCCCCGGCCTCATCGCCCCTTCCCGAGCTGGGACCCCCAGAGCCCCGGCTTCATCGCCCCCCCCCGAGCTGGGACCCCCAGAGCCCTGGcctcatcgccccccccccccccgagctgggacccccagagccctggcctcatcgcgccccccccccgagctgggaCCCCCAGAGCCCCGGCCTCATCGCCCCTTCCCGAGCTGGGACCCCCAGAGCCCCGGCTTcatcgccccccccccgagctgggacccccagagccctggcctcatcgcccccccccccccccgagctgggaCCCCCAGAGCCCTGGCCTCATCGCGCCCCCCCCCGAGCTGGGACCCCCAGAGCCCCGGCCTCATCGCCCCCCCCCGAGCTGGGACCCCCAGAGCCCTGGcctcatcgcccccccccccccccgagctgggacccccagagccctggcctcatcgcgccccccccccgagctgggaCCCCCAGAGCCCCGGCCTCATCGCCCCTTCCCGAGCTGGGACCCCCAGAGCCCCGGCTTCATCGCCCCCCCCCGAGCTGGGACCCCCAGAGCCCCGGCCTCATCGCCCCTTCCCGAGCTGGGACCCCCAGAGCCCCGGCTTCATCGCCCCCCCCCGAGCTGGGACCCCCAGAGCCCTGGcctcatcgcccccccccccccccgagctgggaCCCCCAGAGCCCTGGCCTCATCGCGCCCCCCCCCGAGCTGGGACCCCCAGAGCCCCGGCCTCATCGCCCCCCCCCGAGCTGGGACCCCCAAGCCTGGCACATGCGGGAGAGAGGTGCAGAGCCTCCACGGGGAccccgccctgccctggccccaggggctGCCTCCGACCCAGgctctccctgctctgttccagcAAGTCAAGTCGATCGAGCGCTTCCTGCGCCGCCTGGAGTTCCACGCCAGCAAGGTAACGGAGCCAGCCCGGCGCCGGGGCTTCTGGGGGCATCCTTCTCCCTCTGCGTCTGCCAGCTGGGACTGCCCTGCGtgaggcacagccccccccactccgccctgcccccccacgtcgccctgcccccccacccctccctacccccccacgctgccctgcccccccacgctgccctgccccttcacgccgtgccgccctgcccccccgacgccgccctgccccccccacgccgccctgcccccccacgctgccctgcccccttcacgccgtgccgccctgcccccccgacgccgccctgccccccccacgccgccctgcccccccacgctgccctgcccccttcacgccgtgccgccctgcccccccgacgccgccctgccccccccacgccgccctgcccccccacgctgccctgcccccttcacgccgtgccgccctgcccccccgaccccgccctgccccccccacgccgccctgcccccccacgctgccctgcccccttcacgCCGTGccgccctgcctcccttcccttcACGCCGtgccgccctgccccccctgtgctgccctgggctccccccagctgcccctctgcctgccccagtgGGTGGCTGGGGGTCATGGCCAGGCAGTGGTGCTACGGGGTTGTAACGGGGTGGGAGCCGAGTGCTAGTGCAGCGTGGTCCCACATTCTCACGCCCGCCAGGCCTGCTGGggactcctccccgctccgggtgcGGCCCCGACTGCCCCCCGGGACAGCTGTGCCCAGCGGCTGGGCCCTGTGGAGGCTGCAGCCCCCGGGCTGGAGGACGGGGCCTGGAGGGTAACGGGGCAGGGAGCCCCCTCGTGAGGTCCAgcgagggggatgtggggcagagggggcaccGACCAGCGGgccagcccctcaccctggcGCCGTGGCTCTGCTGCAGATCGACGAGCTGTATGAGGCCTACTGCATCCAGCGGCGGCTCCGCGACGGGGCCCACAACATGGTCAAGGCCTACACCGCCGCCTGCCCCGGCAGCCGCGAGGCCCGCGACAGCCTGGCTGAGGCCAGCAAGGGCTACAAGGAGTACACGGaggtgggcagctggcagggcactggggggtgcacagaggtggggggctggtggcagaggcTAACAGCTGCACAGAgacggggggcgggcggggaggctGATGGGTGCACAGAGGCGGAGGTGGGCAGGGGGGCTAACGggtgcacagagggggggctggcggggggactggcgggggctggtgggggggctggcgggtgcacagaggcgggggctggaggggggactggcgggggctggaggggggctggcgggtgcacaagggaaggggctggagggggggttgGTGGATGCACGGGGGGGGCTAGCGGGTGCACAgggggggctggcgggtgcacagaggcgggggggctaACGGGTGCAcaagggcgggggctggaggggggggttgGTGGATGCACAGAggcgggggctggcgggtgcACAGAGGGgcggctggcgggggggctggcgggtgcacagagggggggctggcgggtgcacaagggcgggggctggcgggggggctggcgggtgcacagaggcgggggggctaACGGGTGCAcaagggcgggggctggaggggggctggcgggtgcacagagggggggctggcgggtgcacagaggcgggggggctaACGGGTGCAcaagggcgggggctggaggggggctggcgggtgcacagagggggggctggcgggtgcacagaggcgggggggctaACGGGTGCAcaagggcgggggctggaggggggctggCGGGTGCACAGAGGGGGGGGCTAACAgatgttctccctcctccccccagaacaTGTGCCTGCTGGAGAATGAGCTCGAGAGCCAGCTGGGCGAGTTCCACGTCAAGATGAAAGGtaactgccccctcccgccccgacctgctccccctgctccctcccagccccgctctcccagggctccctgtgctgccagctgccaccctgccctgcccatgggacgggcacagccccagccctgggtgccCCTCTAGCCGTGCGGCtcagcagaggggcagggagaccTTGCTCCCGTGGGGCCAGAGCTGGCTGGTTCTaaactcccttccccttctcttgCAGGCCTAGCCGGGTTCGCCAGGCTCTGTGCCGGGGACCAGTACGAGGTACGTGGGGAGCGCGGCTGCAGCTGGCAGTGAGCAGGGGCAGTACCAGGTGCTGGTGACAccccggggggcagaggggaccctGGGCAGCTCCCTTCTTGGGGCCTGGAGCAGACACGCCGCCctgtggctggggccagctgCCGGGTGCCAGAGCCAGGAGCCAGGGGCACTTGGCTGTGTCCGGTCTGGTGCAACCCCTCCTTTCCCCGCAGATTGGCATGAAGTACGGGCGGCAGCGCTGGAAGCTCCGCGGGCGCATCGAGGGCAACGGGAAGCAGGTGTGGGACAGCGAGGAGATGGTCTTCCTGCCCCTCGTCACCGAGTTCCTCTCTGTCAAGgtacctgtgctgctgccttgggCCCGGCCGGCcaggagccccgcccccgcgccgctGCCTTGGGCCCGGCCGGCcaggagccccgcccccgcgccgctgccttgggccccgcccccgcgccgctgccttgagccccgcccccgcgccgctGCCTTGGGCccagccagccaggagccccgcccccgcgccgctGCCTTGGGCccagccagccaggagccccgcccccgcgccgctGCCTTGGGCccagccagccaggagcccccgcccccgcgccgctGCCTTGGGCCCGGCCGGCcaggagccccgcccccgcgccgctgccttgggccccgcccccgcgccgctGCCTTGAGCCCCGACCCCGCGCCGCTGCCTTGGGCccagccagccaggagcccccgcccccgcgccgctGCCTTGGGCCCGGCCGGCcaggagccccgcccccgcgccgctgccttgggccccgcccccgcgccgctGCCTTGAGCCCCGACCCCGCGCCGCTGCCTTGGGCccagccagccaggagccccgcccccgcgccgctGCCTTGGGCccagccagccaggagcccccgcccctgcaccccagcctgtgCTGTCTCTGTGGACCCGCTCCTGGCACTGCAGGGACCAGCCCTTGCCGATTCCACCCCAGCGGCGACTGGCTGCTCCAGGGGCTCTGCTGTCTGCCcaggccccctcccactgcacccACCCCAGAgcgtgtggggcaggctgtgccagGCCAGCGCGGGCAGAGATGGGCACAGGGCAGTGCTCGGGCGCCAGACTCAGCCCCTCTGTGCCCGGCAGGTGACGGAGCTGAAGAGCCTGGCCAACCACGTGGTGGTGGGCAGCGTGGCGTGCGAGACCAAGGACCTCTTCGCCGCCCTGCCCCAGGTGGTGGCTGTCGACATCAACGACCTGGGCACCATCAAGCTCAGCCTGGAGGTGACCTGGaagtgagtgggggcagggcgcaggATCCACGCTGGGCGGTCGGCCCACGGCCCCTCTGGCGGGGGAGTTCCCTCGGCCCCGGGGTCGCTGCAGCTGCACCCCCTTGCTCTCCGGCCCAGTGGCCCGCTCCGCAGGGGAcgggcagcctgctcccccctcccttgtgTCCCTTCCTGGGCCACCAGCGCCCCCGCCCTTCCCCTAGCTCTCGtccacccgccccgcccccccttcgtgcccccgcccttcccctAGCTCTCGCCTGTGCTCTCGTccacccgcccctcccctcccctcccctcccctccgtgccCCGGCCCCATGCCTCACCTCTgtgctctcccccccgcccctcccctccgtgcccctgccccccagccccatgcctcaCCTCTGTGCTCTCCCGCCAGCCCCTTCGACAAAGACGACCAGCCCTCGGCCTCCAGCACGGTTAACAAAGCGCCCACTGCCAACAAGCGCTTCTCCACCTACAGCCAGAGCCCGCCCGACACGCCCTCGCTGCGGGAGCAGGCCTTCTACGTGAGTGCGCCGAGCGGCAGCAGGGCTGCACCGGGGCCATGGGGGGCGCACGGCTCTGCCTGGCTCGCCTGTGCCCGCCCAGGAACGTGGGTGTCTGGGCTGCTGCGCCCTGGCTAGCAGACGCCCTGCGAGTCCCACCCCGGCCGGAGGGTGGCAGATGGAGTCGCCGGGCAGCCTCGGGTGCcagctcagtgcccccccccccccgctgacgGCTCCCTCTTCTCTCTGCCAAGCGCCCGGGGAGGGTGGCCTCCGGCAGCCAGGGGGGCCTTGCTGGACGGGAGAAGCACTCGGAGGCGGCTGCTCGGTCCGGCGCGGCAGGTGCCCGCAGCGGGGCCATGTAAGTGGGCTGGCTGGTGCCGCCCGTAGCTTAGCCTCCCGCCCCCCGTCGCTGAGCCGCAGGGTCCCAGTGCCTGCCGGCCAGGGCTCGGTGGTgattggtggcagggaggggtcgtGGCCACAGGCTGTGATGATTGGCGGCCGGGGCTGGGTGGTgattggtggcagggaggggtcgtGGCCACAGGCTGTGATGATTGGCGGCCGAGGCTGGGTGGTgattggtggcagggaggggtcgtGGCCACAGGCTGTGATGATTGGCGGCCGGGGCTGGGTGGTgattggtggcagggaggggtcaTGGCTGCCGCCTGCGTGGTGATTGGCGGCCGAGGCTGGGTGGTgattggtggcagggaggggtcgtGGCCACAGGTTGTGATGATTGGCGGCCGAGGCTGGGTGGTgattggtggcagggaggggtcgtGGCCACAGGCTGTGATGATTGGCGGCCGGGGCTGGGTGGTgattggtggcagggaggggtcgtGGCCACAGGCTGTGATGATTGGCGGCCGGGGCTGGGTGGTgattggtggcagggaggggtcaTGGCTGCCGCCTGCATGGTGATTGGCAGCCAAGGCTGGGTGGTgattggtggcagggaggggtcgtGGCCCCAGGCTGTGATGATTGGCGGCCGGGGCTGGGTGGTgattggtggcagggaggggttgtggcTGCCGCCTGCGTGGTGATTGGCGGCCGAGGCTGGGTGGTgattggtggcagggaggggtcgtGGCCCCAGGCTGTGATGATTGGCGGCCGAGGCTGGGTGGTgattggtggcagggaggggtcgtGGCCACAGGCTGTGATGATTGGCGGCCGGGGCTGGGTGGTgattggtggcagggaggggtcgtGGCCACAGGCTGTGATGATTGGCGGCCGAGGCTGGGTGGTgattggtggcagggaggggtcgtGGCCACAGGCTGTGATGATTGGCCGCCGGGGCTGGGTGGTgattggtggcagggaggggtcgtGGCCACAGGCTGTGATGATTGGCGGCCGAGGCTGGGTGGTgattggtggcagggaggggtcgtGGCCACAGGCTGTGATGATTGGCGGCCGGGGCTGGGTGGTgattggtggcagggaggggtcgtGGCCACAGGCTGTGATGATTGGCGGCCGGGGCTGCGTGGTgattggtggcagggaggggtcgtGGCCACAGGCTGTGATGATTGGCGGCCGAGGCTGGGTGGTGATTGGTGCAGGGGTCGTGGCCACAGGCTGTGATGATTGGCGGCCGGGGCTGGGTGGTGATTGGTGGCAGGGAGGAGTAGTGGCCCCAGGCTGTGATGATTGGCGGCCGGGGCTGGGTGGTgattggtggcagggaggggtcaTGGCTGCCGCTTGCGTGGTGATTGGCGGCCGAGGCTGGGTGGTGATTGGTGCAGGGGTCGTGGCCACAGGCTGTGATGATTGGCGGCCGGGGCTGGGTGGTGATTGGTGGCAGGGAGGAGTAGTGGCCCCAGGCTGTGATGATTGGCGGCCGGGGCTGGGTGGTgattggtggcagggaggggtcaTGGCTGCCGCTTGCGTGGTGATTGGCGGCCGAGGCTGGGTGGTgattggtggcagggaggggtcgtGGCCACAGGTTGTGATGATTGGCGGCCGAGGCTGGGTGGTgattggtggcagggaggggtcgtGGCCACAGGCTGTGATGATTGGCCGCCGGGGCTGGGTGGTgattggtggcagggaggggtcgtGGCCACAGGCTGTGATGATTGGCGGCCGAGGCTGGGTGGTgattggtggcagggaggggtcgtGGCCACAGGCTCTGATGATTGGCGGCCGAGGCTGGGTGGTgattggtggcagggaggggtcgtGGCCACAGGCTGTGATGATTGGCGGCCGAGGCTGGGTGGTgattggtggcagggaggggtcgtGGCCACAGGCTGTGATGATTGGCGGCCGGGGCTGGGTGGTgattggtggcagggaggggtcgtGGCCACAGGCTGTGATGATTGGCGGCCGAGGCTGGGTGGTgattggtggcagggaggggtcgtGGCCACAGGCTCTGATGATTGGCGGCCGAGGCTGGGTGGTgattggtggcagggaggggtcgtGGCCACAGGCTGTGATGATTGGCGGCCGAGGCTGGGTGGTgattggtggcagggaggggtcaTGGCCACAGGCTGTGATGATTGGCGGCCGAGGCTGGGTGGTgattggtggcagggaggggtcgtGGCCACAGGCTGTGATGATTGGCGGCCGGGGCTGGGTGGTgattggtggcagggaggggtcgtGGCCACAGGCTGTGATGATTGGCGGCCGAGGCTGGGTGGTgattggtggcagggaggggtcgtGGCTGCCGCCTGCGTGGTGATTGGCAGCACGGTGGCGGGGGCCATCTGATGGCTCTGCTCTCTTTAGAACATGCTGCGGCggcaggaggagctggagaaCGGCACGGCCTGGTCCATCTCCTCGGAGTCCTCGGACGATTCCTCCAGTCCACGGCTGTCCAGCAGCGCCCGCCACGCCACCCACAAGCCCCTCGTGCAGCCCGCTGTGCAGGCCTCCGCCCCCGCCATCGAGATCGCCTTCGCCCAGCAGGAGGAGGCGGGCGCCGCGACCGAGCCAGGGGGCGCCAGGAAGGAGGTGGTGGCCAACGGGCACGTGGCCTACTCCCGGACTCTGAGCCACATTAGCGAGACTAGCCTGGATGCGgcgggggagagcagggagggccCTGGCGCCCACACAGAggagccttccccagccccccaggagcaCCTGCCTCCCCTGGACACGGACACCCTCCCGGAGGGTCCGGAAAGGGGCCCCGAGGCCGAGCCCTGCGGGGCCACGTCTCAGACTGAGGCCAGGGAGCCTGCGGTGGAGCCGTCCGAGGCCACCGTGTGCCGAGCGCTGGAGCCGCAGGGGCGCCCGATCTCCCCGGCCCGGTCGGTGGTGCTGCAGCCAGTCCCAGAGGAGAGCGGGAGGCCAGCCCCTGTcgcgcccctgccccccggcccagcaGAGGTGCCAAGGCCGAGGCCTGTGGACTGCGGCTTGGAGGAGGCCATCGGCTCGCTGGGCTCAGCCCTGGATGACTATCGGGGGCAGTTCCCCGAGCTGCAGCCGCTGGAGCGGGAGCTGAAACGCCTGGAGGAGATTCTCATGGtgaggggcagcacagggccTGGGACGGGCCCAGGGGCTCggggccctgctcctgcttcccggTGGGGCAGCGAGTGGGCCGGGGGGGCACTGGTCCGTGGGCTGGGGCATCGCGGTGCCCTGTCCTGGTGGGGGCCAGAGG
Proteins encoded in this region:
- the RIPOR1 gene encoding rho family-interacting cell polarization regulator 1 isoform X6, whose translation is MSLSVRPQRRALAARINRSQSFAGINSAPDKAFRTLPPFSTPTVPRKTGSRVRRMFSMSHKSPPPKVPQPDRLDEVYEALKKGLTGYLEVHQLELQKLSTLIRESKRNSRLGFLYDLDKQVKSIERFLRRLEFHASKIDELYEAYCIQRRLRDGAHNMVKAYTAACPGSREARDSLAEASKGYKEYTENMCLLENELESQLGEFHVKMKGLAGFARLCAGDQYEIGMKYGRQRWKLRGRIEGNGKQVWDSEEMVFLPLVTEFLSVKVTELKSLANHVVVGSVACETKDLFAALPQVVAVDINDLGTIKLSLEVTWNPFDKDDQPSASSTVNKAPTANKRFSTYSQSPPDTPSLREQAFYNMLRRQEELENGTAWSISSESSDDSSSPRLSSSARHATHKPLVQPAVQASAPAIEIAFAQQEEAGAATEPGGARKEVVANGHVAYSRTLSHISETSLDAAGESREGPGAHTEEPSPAPQEHLPPLDTDTLPEGPERGPEAEPCGATSQTEAREPAVEPSEATVCRALEPQGRPISPARSVVLQPVPEESGRPAPVAPLPPGPAEVPRPRPVDCGLEEAIGSLGSALDDYRGQFPELQPLERELKRLEEILMHKQGVFLSRASSMSLTVEHALESFSFLNGSDMDDSEGEEEEGGPRERKAGGARAAGGAPGGGEDAGAGSGSEGSPDPMSTGNEFLDRAVVLHLAHCNRLLLKLGTFGPLRCQEMYALDKLLREAQVLELVCRLTEEKSGAAKAAAEVVQFSARKEGALAFWDRCVEPPNVYTCPVERFLQALSAQYAAPIAERQPGLADSVCMKLAEEVLDRRLPKRPGSSQAEQLTIFQYWSHFESLPATTLDTYVMELAEEVLLAQNLNSDDQDVVLKALKRLPEGRLKKDGLKAMSSLLVEGNSKVVGAVSAQLRSLAENPRFRKRALVWYLEQLEDEEVQTRVAGCAALGCLKAKESIEQLLYLCQADKEDVREAAKQSLMLCGEDGKSAHRRLEETLDSLPRIFAPGSMASTAF
- the RIPOR1 gene encoding rho family-interacting cell polarization regulator 1 isoform X3; translation: MLLPVASSVRPEGAALGGAGLAGRPSRSHSAMSLSVRPQRRALAARINRSQSFAGINSAPDKAFRTLPPFSTPTVPRKTGSRVRRMFSMSHKSPPPKVPQPDRLDEVYEALKKGLTGYLEVHQLELQKLSTLIRESKRNSRLGFLYDLDKQVKSIERFLRRLEFHASKIDELYEAYCIQRRLRDGAHNMVKAYTAACPGSREARDSLAEASKGYKEYTENMCLLENELESQLGEFHVKMKGLAGFARLCAGDQYEIGMKYGRQRWKLRGRIEGNGKQVWDSEEMVFLPLVTEFLSVKVTELKSLANHVVVGSVACETKDLFAALPQVVAVDINDLGTIKLSLEVTWNPFDKDDQPSASSTVNKAPTANKRFSTYSQSPPDTPSLREQAFYNMLRRQEELENGTAWSISSESSDDSSSPRLSSSARHATHKPLVQPAVQASAPAIEIAFAQQEEAGAATEPGGARKEVVANGHVAYSRTLSHISETSLDAAGESREGPGAHTEEPSPAPQEHLPPLDTDTLPEGPERGPEAEPCGATSQTEAREPAVEPSEATVCRALEPQGRPISPARSVVLQPVPEESGRPAPVAPLPPGPAEVPRPRPVDCGLEEAIGSLGSALDDYRGQFPELQPLERELKRLEEILMHKQGVFLSRASSMSLTVEHALESFSFLNGSDMDDSEGEEEEGGPRERKAGGARAAGGAPGGGEDAGAGSGSEGSPDPMSTGNEFLDRAVVLHLAHCNRLLLKLGTFGPLRCQEMYALDKLLREAQVLELVCRLTEEKSGAAKAAAEVVQFSARKEGALAFWDRCVEPPNVYTCPVERFLQALSAQYAAPIAERQPGLADSVCMKLAEEVLDRRLPKRPGSSQAEQLTIFQYWSHFESLPATTLDTYVMELAEEVLLAQNLNSDDQDVVLKALKRLPEGRLKKDGLKAMSSLLVEGNSKVVGAVSAQLRSLAENPRFRKRALVWYLEQLEDEEVQTRVAGCAALGCLKAKESIEQLLYLCQADKEDVREAAKQSLMLCGEDGKSAHRRLEETLDSLPRIFAPGSMASTAF
- the RIPOR1 gene encoding rho family-interacting cell polarization regulator 1 isoform X4, which codes for MVHCLEPFPWLVPNRLSAPRRGRPSRSHSAMSLSVRPQRRALAARINRSQSFAGINSAPDKAFRTLPPFSTPTVPRKTGSRVRRMFSMSHKSPPPKVPQPDRLDEVYEALKKGLTGYLEVHQLELQKLSTLIRESKRNSRLGFLYDLDKQVKSIERFLRRLEFHASKIDELYEAYCIQRRLRDGAHNMVKAYTAACPGSREARDSLAEASKGYKEYTENMCLLENELESQLGEFHVKMKGLAGFARLCAGDQYEIGMKYGRQRWKLRGRIEGNGKQVWDSEEMVFLPLVTEFLSVKVTELKSLANHVVVGSVACETKDLFAALPQVVAVDINDLGTIKLSLEVTWNPFDKDDQPSASSTVNKAPTANKRFSTYSQSPPDTPSLREQAFYNMLRRQEELENGTAWSISSESSDDSSSPRLSSSARHATHKPLVQPAVQASAPAIEIAFAQQEEAGAATEPGGARKEVVANGHVAYSRTLSHISETSLDAAGESREGPGAHTEEPSPAPQEHLPPLDTDTLPEGPERGPEAEPCGATSQTEAREPAVEPSEATVCRALEPQGRPISPARSVVLQPVPEESGRPAPVAPLPPGPAEVPRPRPVDCGLEEAIGSLGSALDDYRGQFPELQPLERELKRLEEILMHKQGVFLSRASSMSLTVEHALESFSFLNGSDMDDSEGEEEEGGPRERKAGGARAAGGAPGGGEDAGAGSGSEGSPDPMSTGNEFLDRAVVLHLAHCNRLLLKLGTFGPLRCQEMYALDKLLREAQVLELVCRLTEEKSGAAKAAAEVVQFSARKEGALAFWDRCVEPPNVYTCPVERFLQALSAQYAAPIAERQPGLADSVCMKLAEEVLDRRLPKRPGSSQAEQLTIFQYWSHFESLPATTLDTYVMELAEEVLLAQNLNSDDQDVVLKALKRLPEGRLKKDGLKAMSSLLVEGNSKVVGAVSAQLRSLAENPRFRKRALVWYLEQLEDEEVQTRVAGCAALGCLKAKESIEQLLYLCQADKEDVREAAKQSLMLCGEDGKSAHRRLEETLDSLPRIFAPGSMASTAF
- the RIPOR1 gene encoding rho family-interacting cell polarization regulator 1 isoform X5 gives rise to the protein MNHGDTGRPSRSHSAMSLSVRPQRRALAARINRSQSFAGINSAPDKAFRTLPPFSTPTVPRKTGSRVRRMFSMSHKSPPPKVPQPDRLDEVYEALKKGLTGYLEVHQLELQKLSTLIRESKRNSRLGFLYDLDKQVKSIERFLRRLEFHASKIDELYEAYCIQRRLRDGAHNMVKAYTAACPGSREARDSLAEASKGYKEYTENMCLLENELESQLGEFHVKMKGLAGFARLCAGDQYEIGMKYGRQRWKLRGRIEGNGKQVWDSEEMVFLPLVTEFLSVKVTELKSLANHVVVGSVACETKDLFAALPQVVAVDINDLGTIKLSLEVTWNPFDKDDQPSASSTVNKAPTANKRFSTYSQSPPDTPSLREQAFYNMLRRQEELENGTAWSISSESSDDSSSPRLSSSARHATHKPLVQPAVQASAPAIEIAFAQQEEAGAATEPGGARKEVVANGHVAYSRTLSHISETSLDAAGESREGPGAHTEEPSPAPQEHLPPLDTDTLPEGPERGPEAEPCGATSQTEAREPAVEPSEATVCRALEPQGRPISPARSVVLQPVPEESGRPAPVAPLPPGPAEVPRPRPVDCGLEEAIGSLGSALDDYRGQFPELQPLERELKRLEEILMHKQGVFLSRASSMSLTVEHALESFSFLNGSDMDDSEGEEEEGGPRERKAGGARAAGGAPGGGEDAGAGSGSEGSPDPMSTGNEFLDRAVVLHLAHCNRLLLKLGTFGPLRCQEMYALDKLLREAQVLELVCRLTEEKSGAAKAAAEVVQFSARKEGALAFWDRCVEPPNVYTCPVERFLQALSAQYAAPIAERQPGLADSVCMKLAEEVLDRRLPKRPGSSQAEQLTIFQYWSHFESLPATTLDTYVMELAEEVLLAQNLNSDDQDVVLKALKRLPEGRLKKDGLKAMSSLLVEGNSKVVGAVSAQLRSLAENPRFRKRALVWYLEQLEDEEVQTRVAGCAALGCLKAKESIEQLLYLCQADKEDVREAAKQSLMLCGEDGKSAHRRLEETLDSLPRIFAPGSMASTAF